The stretch of DNA ATCGCAATGAGCGAAATGATTCCAAACAATCCTTTATATGAGCTGATGGGACAAAAACAATGGAACTGGGTGCAGTTTTTTCTATCCATTCCTGTCGTGTTTTATGCCACTTGGATGTTTTTTGAACGAGCTTATCGAAGCATCAAAACCTGGAATCTTAATATGTTTACCCTTATCGGAATTGGTGCAGGTGTAGCTTGGTTGTTCAGTGTGGTGGGTATGCTTTTTCCGGATTTTTTTCCCGAACAATTTAAATCACATCACGGAGCAGTCCACGTTTATTTTGAAGCAGCAACCGTTATTTTAACCTTGGTTTTGTTGGGGCAACTTTTAGAAGCTCGTGCACATAGTAGAACCAATTCGGCAGTAAAAGAATTGTTGAAATTAGCACCCAATAAAGCCACAAAAATGGTTAATGGCGAAGAAGTGGAAGTCAGCATCGACAAAATAGAATTAAACGATATTCTTAAAGTAAAACCCGGTGAAAAAATCCCTGTTGATGGAGTGATCACCGAAGGTGATACAACCATTGACGAATCTATGATTACGGGAGAACCGATTCCTGTAAATAAAACTATGGGTGATAAAGTTAGCAGCGGAACAATCAATGGCAACCAAACCTTTTTGATGAAAGCCGAAAAAGTGGGTAGCGATACCTTGCTTTCTCAAATTATTAAAATGGTAAATGATGCCAGTAGAAGCCGTGCCCCTATTCAAAATTTAGCCGATAGAGTGTCGGGATATTTTGTACCGATTGTAGTTCTCATTGCGGTAAGCACCTTCATTGTTTGGGCAGTTTGGGGGCCGGAACCTGCTTATGTTTATGCTTTGGTCAATGCAATAGCGGTTTTAATTATTGCTTGTCCGTGTGCTTTAGGCTTGGCAACCCCAATGTCTGTAATGGTTGGCGTAGGCAAAGGTGCCCAAAATGGCGTGTTGATTAAAAATGCCGAAGCACTTGAAAAATTCCACAAAATAGACACCTTAATCGTTGATAAAACAGGAACGATTACGGAAGGAAAACCAACCGTAGAAAGTATCGGTTCTTTCAATAATGGTTTTAGAGAAAGCGAAGTACTTCAATACATTGTTTCATTGAACACAAATAGCGAACATCCTTTAGCCGAAGCAACCGTTAAATACGGAAAAGAAAACAATGCTGAAATAATCAAATCGGAAAATTTTAATGCTGTTACAGGAAAAGGTGTTGAAGCTACTATCAATGGTAAGAACGTTGCTTTGGGAAATCCAAAAATGATGGAATATGCTAAAGCTGAAATCAGTTCTAAAATGGAAGATGAAGCGAAAGCATTTCAAAAACAAGGAAAGACCGTTTCTTATCTGGCAATAGACAATTCGGTGGTTGGTTATGTGGTTATTGGTGACAAAATAAAAGCAACAAGTGCCAAAGCCATTAAAGAATTACAAGAAAAAGGCATAGCAGTTATCATGCTGACAGGCGATAATCACGACACCGCACAAGCAGTAGCTTCAGAGCTAAAACTTACAGATTTTAAAGCAAGTATGTTGCCCGAAGATAAACTGAAAGAAGTGGAGAAACTACAAGAAAAAGGGAACGTGGTGGCAATGGCAGGAGACGGAATTAATGATGCACCGGCATTAGCAAAAAGTGATGTTGGTATAGCAATGGGAACAGGCACAGATGTAGCCATTGAAAGTGCTATGATAACTTTGGTAAAAGGCGATTTACACGGAATTGTGAAAGCCAGAAATTTAAGTGATGCTGTAATGAAAAACATTAAGCAGAACCTGTTTTTCGCCCTTGTCTATAACATATTAGGAATCCCAATTGCAGCAGGTGTATTATTTCCGTTTTTCGGAATATTGCTCTCTCCAATGATAGCAGCACTTGCAATGAGTTTTAGTTCAGTTTCCGTAATTGCAAATGCACTTAGACTTCGAAGTGTGAAAATATAAAAACAAGGAGAAGGTGAATTTAAAAACGAGTTTAATCAACGAATAGACATGGAGAAATTAATTAAAATAGTTGCCGATAGTCAAAAACAGTTCATCAACCTTTTACGCATAGCAATTTTTATTGTGATGGCTTGGATTGGTGGATTGAAAGCGTTTCAGTATGAAGCAGACGGGATCGTTCCTTTTGTTGCCAATAGTCCGCTAATGAGTTTCTTTTATGATAAAGAAGCTCCTGAATACAAAGAATATAAAAACCCCGAGGGCAAAACAGTTCAGAAGAACATTGACTG from Leptospiraceae bacterium encodes:
- a CDS encoding heavy metal translocating P-type ATPase, producing the protein MKHTYHIHGMTCNGCRKHVEETLSKVQGVSKVAVDLEKAEATIEMEKHIHLETFQEALKNDGGRYSIHNLGEHHHHSEPKQHDKPKGKGTGVFYCPMRCEGDKTYDKAGDCPVCGMDLVEEQNLSTSNTEQWTCPMHPEIVQDEPGSCPICGMDLVPMQADLSSEEKTYKKLSKKFWIATAFTLPIFFIAMSEMIPNNPLYELMGQKQWNWVQFFLSIPVVFYATWMFFERAYRSIKTWNLNMFTLIGIGAGVAWLFSVVGMLFPDFFPEQFKSHHGAVHVYFEAATVILTLVLLGQLLEARAHSRTNSAVKELLKLAPNKATKMVNGEEVEVSIDKIELNDILKVKPGEKIPVDGVITEGDTTIDESMITGEPIPVNKTMGDKVSSGTINGNQTFLMKAEKVGSDTLLSQIIKMVNDASRSRAPIQNLADRVSGYFVPIVVLIAVSTFIVWAVWGPEPAYVYALVNAIAVLIIACPCALGLATPMSVMVGVGKGAQNGVLIKNAEALEKFHKIDTLIVDKTGTITEGKPTVESIGSFNNGFRESEVLQYIVSLNTNSEHPLAEATVKYGKENNAEIIKSENFNAVTGKGVEATINGKNVALGNPKMMEYAKAEISSKMEDEAKAFQKQGKTVSYLAIDNSVVGYVVIGDKIKATSAKAIKELQEKGIAVIMLTGDNHDTAQAVASELKLTDFKASMLPEDKLKEVEKLQEKGNVVAMAGDGINDAPALAKSDVGIAMGTGTDVAIESAMITLVKGDLHGIVKARNLSDAVMKNIKQNLFFALVYNILGIPIAAGVLFPFFGILLSPMIAALAMSFSSVSVIANALRLRSVKI